The following are encoded together in the Juglans microcarpa x Juglans regia isolate MS1-56 chromosome 2D, Jm3101_v1.0, whole genome shotgun sequence genome:
- the LOC121249489 gene encoding protein SIEVE ELEMENT OCCLUSION B-like, with the protein MKLKNRVKNTLELIKGICKLHELLRQNYIYGVLAGFSTAKELVPVVVYWSINSLVACMIQMYRLASEEDNTQDLSPLAKKIETTYDSLKEKIKLGHRQKGDACWENDFEYCKMDDHLEIPEEIAGAFMDALIVTNDKLQIDVIDGSTANTQKKGLALVSINVLKKKNILLLISSLDISDDEISIVKLAIDDEIRKKGQYKIEWIPIAEQWTDHDTQNKFESQCCKMKSWYILRYSSLEGIELDEYLSNYAEEWQFKEPMVVVINPQGELENPNAFRVIRLAGMDAFPFTMAKEKSLVPVPNIPVLGHPKIEKSHVLLVNMSDMTGPYKLKIYKFYYGGKEKVWIQQFTSKKNILVNDPVIRNAKVCIDFCFVGKGRLIINQDKKFESDEEKNFKLLIKSEFHLLKNKDGWLVLTEGSTVLIFTSNQGAKILKVFDELDNWKNSVQLENDFDACFKEYHDKLL; encoded by the exons ATGAAGCTTAAGAATCGGGTCAAGAACACGTTGGAACTAATCAAGGGCATATGCAAGTTGCACGAACTACTTCgccaaaattatatatatggtgtaCTTGCAGGATTCTCGACTGCCAAGGAACTTGTTCCAGTGGTTGTATACTGGAGTATCAACAGTCTTGTAGCTTGCATGATTCAGATGTATCGTCTGGCCAGCGAGGA GGACAACACACAGGATCTATCGCCCTTGGCCAAGAAAATCGAGACCACCTACGACTCACTTAAGGAGAAGATTAAACTTGGCCATCGACAGAAAG GGGATGCATGTtgggaaaatgattttgaatattGCAAAATGGATGACCATTTAGAAATACCTGAAGAAATCGCAGGGGCTTTCATGGATGCGTTGATTGTCACCAACGATAAGTTGCAGATTGATGTTATTGACGGCTCTACGGCcaatacacaaaaaaaaggGTTAGCTCTT GTTAGCATCAACGTgctgaaaaagaagaatattttattgcttatttCGAGCCTAGACATCTCTGATGATGAGATCTCGATTGTGAAATTAGCAATTGATGATGAAATAAGGAAGAAAGGCCAGTATAAAATTGAATGGATCCCAATTGCGGAGCAATGGACTGATCATGATACGCAAAATAAGTTTGAGTCACAATGTTGCAAGATGAAAAGCTGGTATATCCTGCGCTACTCTTCACTAGAAGGCATAGAATTAGATGAGTACTTGAGTAATTATGCAGAGGAGTGGCAGTTCAAGGAGCCTATGGTGGTGGTGATCAACCCACAAGGGGAGTTGGAAAACCCAAATGCATTCCGCGTGATTCGGCTAGCGGGTATGGATGCATTTCCGTTCACCATGGCAAAGGAAAAGTCACTTGTACCTGTGCCCAATATACCTGTACTTGGGcatccaaaaatagaaaagtcgCATGTACTTCTTGTGAACATGAGTGATATGACTGGACCGTACAAG CTGAAAATATACAAGTTCTACTATGGAGGTAAGGAGAAAGTGTGGATCCAACAATTTACCAGCAAAAAGAATATTCTAGTTAACGATCCAGTCATAAGGAATGCAAAAGTCTGCATAGATTTTTGTTTCGTAGGAAAAGGCCGGCTCATAATCAATCAGGACAAGAAATTCGAGTCGGATGAAGAAAAGAACTTTAAGCTGCTAATCAAAAGCGAGTTTCATTTGCTCAAGAATAAGGATGGATGGCTTGTGCTAACCGAAGGGAGTACGGTACTAATATTCACTTCTAATCAGGGCGCGAAAATCCTGAAGGTCTTTGACGAGTTAGACAATTGGAAGAACAGTGTGCAGCTCGAGAATGATTTCGATGCATGTTTCAAAGAGTACCATGACAAGCTTCTTTAA